A window from Nasonia vitripennis strain AsymCx chromosome 2 unlocalized genomic scaffold, Nvit_psr_1.1 chr2_random0010, whole genome shotgun sequence encodes these proteins:
- the LOC107981648 gene encoding uncharacterized protein LOC107981648 isoform X2 → MSLEPKCVFCNSDSENKITFFNHDVLEKCRHILKILVTCKLKYNEVHLPGSPNKIDGYHTNCYSNFTAVKRNYVDKYNALNLPEPDLPNDESSSASQATLSCQPSTSSSANSESTASSSESQSTLPCHSSTSNENVQNLEEGVDSDNVVCFFCDKSRKIHNYKVVPIVKCDCKLPILIEKIVTHAIALNDKQILTKIENARSKNVISYHNMCKLNYFKQIVSKPIQKSEWHAIRDIHVIIDNEIYDLISNNTIANKECYSLKYLVEYAKNALYKLGVDNYESYESSLTSTYLLEKLKKKFGDELQVITFYNHKIIAARDGSVITSSTFSECEELEVLERAAFILKKTNCCRLKLSLCQEI, encoded by the exons ATGAGTTTAGAACCAAAGTGTGTGTTTTGCAACAGTGatagtgaaaataaaatcacgTTTTTCAATCATGACGTTTTGGAAAAATGCAgacatattttgaaaattcttgtGACTTGTAAGCTAAAGTATAATGAAGTTCATTTACCGGGATCACCGAATAAAATCGACGGGTACCATACGAATTGTTACAGTAATTTCACTGCTGTTAAAAGGAATTATGTTGACAAATATAATGCATTGAATTTACCAGAGCCTGATCTCC CTAATGACGAATCATCTTCTGCAAGTCAAGCTACACTGTCTTGTCAACCAAGCACGAGTTCGTCAG CTAATAGTGAATCGACTGCTTCGTCATCTGAGAGTCAAAGTACACTGCCTTGTCATTCCAGCACAAGTAACG AAAATGTTCAAAACTTGGAAGAAGGAGTAGATAGCGACAATGtagtttgttttttttgtgataaatcgCGTAAAATTCACAACTACAAAGTAGTTCCAATTGTCAAATGTGATTGTAAATTGCCAATATTAATCGAAAAAATCGTTACACATGCCATTGCTCTAAACGATAAACAGATATTaactaaaattgaaaatgccCGGTCGAAAAATGTCATTTCTTATCACAATATgtgtaaattaaattattttaagcaaATTGTATCTAAACCTATTCAAAAATCAGAGTGGCATGCTATACGAGATATTCATGTCATAATCGACAATGAAATTTATGATTTAATATCAAATAATACGATAGCAAACAAGGAGTGCTATTCATTGAAATATCTTGTTGAGTATGCCAAAAATGCTTTGTATAAGTTAGGTGTAGATAATTACGAATCTTACGAATCAAGCTTAACGAGCACTTATTTGTtagagaaattaaaaaaaaaatttggcgATGAGTTGCAAGTGATAACGTTTTACAATCACAAAATTATTGCAGCAAGAGACGGCTCTGTGATTACAAGTTCAACTTTCAGCGAGTGTGAGGAGCTGGAAGTATTAGAGCGTGCGgcatttatattaaaaaaaacaaactgtTGTCGATTAAAGCTCAGCCTTTGTCAGGAAATATAA
- the LOC116416532 gene encoding uncharacterized protein LOC116416532, whose amino-acid sequence MNLIPTLIRSDHGTENCWVESLHQALRHKHEDQLSGPKSFIKGKRTSNQAYWSQMRRQGVHFWINLFKDLIDADLFHDSDPVHVELLRYCFGPLLAYDLEMIKIEWNRQRIRKQKCRDLVPGKPNCLYYNPEMYGRRDYKKSVDQHEIITYLQEFTIKPHLFQSLTEELVKLLKEDVTVPTSIEAALYLFVELTTLTDEYQQENN is encoded by the coding sequence ATGAACTTAATTCCAACTTTAATACGATCTGATCATGGGACTGAGAATTGTTGGGTCGAATCTCTTCATCAAGCTCTGCGTCACAAACACGAAGATCAGTTATCCGGACctaaaagttttattaaaGGCAAACGTACTTCAAATCAGGCATATTGGTCTCAGATGAGACGTCAAGGTGTTCATTTCTGGATCAATTTATTCAAGGATTTGATTGATGCTGATTTGTTTCATGACTCTGATCCTGTACATGTAGAGCTGTTGAGATACTGCTTTGGCCCTCTTTTGGCTTACGATTtagaaatgataaaaatagaATGGAATCGACAGCGaataagaaaacaaaaatgtcGTGATTTGGTACCAGGGAAGCCAAATTGTTTATATTACAATCCAGAAATGTATGGGAGAAGAGATTATAAAAAATCAGTTGATCAGCATGAAATTATAACATACTTACAAGAATTCACCATCAAACCACACCTTTTTCAATCACTCACTGAAGAGTTGgtaaaacttttaaaagaGGATGTAACGGTACCAACTAGTATAGAAGCAGCCTTATATCTTTTTGTCGAACTTACAACTTTAACAGATGAATACCAACAGGAGAATAATTGA